AAGTATATGGCCCCATTGGAAACCCCTTATCTCTACTTGAACTAACTTGGTGAAAATACAATACAGAGCAGGAAAGAACAAATCACGCGCATAATAATTAATAATAATGTTGAGAAGTAATTTATTCAGAAACACCTCGAGAAGGTTTTTGGCTACTGTTAAGCAACCTTCTATCGGAAGATTTACCGGCAAGCCAAACCCCTCTACAGGTAGATACACTGTCTCATTCATCGAAGGTGACGGTATCGGTCCtgaaatttccaaatctgtgaagaaaattttcaacgCAGCAAATGTTCCCATAGAATGGGAATCCTGTGATGTTAACCCCATCTTCGTGAACGGATTGACCACTATCCCTGATGCTGCCGTACAATCCATCACAAATAACTTGATCGCTTTGAAAGGTCCCCTAGCTACACCGATTGGTAAGGGTCACCGATCTTTGAACCTGACCTTAAGAAAAACATTCGGCCTATTTGCCAATGTTCGTCCTGCCAAGTCTGTTGAAGGTTTCAAGACCACCTATGAAAACGTCGATTTAGTTCTTATCAGGGAGAATACCGAGGGTGAATATTCTGGTATTGAACACATAGTTTGCCCCGGCGTTGTTCAATCCATTAAATTAATCACAAGAGACGCTTCTGAGAGAGTCATTAGATATGCCTTTGAATACGCAAGAGCCATTGGCAGACCAAGAGTGATCGTGGTACATAAATCTACTATCCAAAGATTAGCTGATGGTTTATTTGTTAATGTCGCCAAAGAATTGTCTAAAGAATACCCAGACATTATTTTGGAGACTGAGCTTATTGATAATAGTGTGTTAAAGGTCGTGACAAATCCATCTGCTTATACAAACGCTGTTTCTGTTTGTCCAAACCTATACGGTGATATCTTGTCCGATTTGAACTCTGGTCTGAGTGCCGGTTCACTAGGTTTAACTCCATCTGCCAATATCGGTCATAAGATATCTATCTTTGAAGCTGTCCATGGCTCTGCTCCTGATATTGCCGGCCAAGATAAAGCAAATCCAACCGCCCTGCTTTTGTCCTCAGTTATGATGTTAAACCATATGGGTCTAACCAATCATGCTgaccaaattcaaaatgcaGTTTTGTCTACTATAGCATCTGGTCCAGAAAACAGAACTGGTGACTTAGCTGGTACTGCCACTACTTCCTCTTTCACCGAGGCAGTCATCAAGAGATTATGAAAgcgctttctttttttgccaagtCCGTTCATGCcatataaataaatgaCTAGACTTACTATTTAATGATTTCAGAAAGATtatgaaaagcaaaatgttaaataatatacaaatatatacgTACAATAAAAATCGTGAGATTTACCTTAATGCTGTAAAGGTCTTGTTTTGTCTTGTTGACGCCCTGAGGGATTTTTATCGAATACTTTTATATTTGATAGTGCACTAAtgaatggaaaaaagaacaaaacaacACAAACAAATTAGATATAATGTGAATAAAGATAAACCAAATTCTCAGTGTTATACATATATTGTGTTTATGTCTATCTATCAGTTTGCCGATCAACAGCCAATAACTTCCTCTCACCTTTACCTATCGGAATTATTATTCTCCCTTATAAATATACTGATAATCGTAAACCTCATCAACAATAATACTATTCCTTTTCCACGATGTTATTTCATCCATGATATCGTCTACATTAAACAATCTAACATTTGGATAGATACCCTCGATTCTCGGCAAGTCTATACCAGCGGACCCGCCATAACATAACCACATGTCGTTTTTAGATTGTAAGCAACAATCATTATTGTGTTCGTGTCCACAACCGACACCTTTCATGTTCCAAAGACTCAAGATATCAAGAAAGCTTTCATAATGTTTGCCATTGATCGTCATCGAAACTTCTCCTTTACATCTTGAGGTCTCCACGGTTAAAGTGGACTTTTCGTTATATTGGCCAATTATAGGAAATAGTCCACGAGGCCTATATTCCGATAGAGGGAAATACTGAAACGCTAAACCATAATCGATCTTCCCAATCAAATCGCTATAATCTAGCAGAAAGTCATTCACAGGATTGAATGAAtcaaaaacgaaaaataaagCCTCTGCTGGGCTCGTTTCCTCATTATTGTCAAcccttttttcaagaagagcATTCTTCgacaattttttattaaacGAAACTTTTATGGCCATGTGGCCTTCTTTTGACGCAATGTTATTGAATGCATAAGGTAAATTCCCAATAAAATCTTTTATTTGTGATAGCGTGGCGAAATTTGATTCGTCGGAAGCACCCAGCGAAATTGCATAGGGTACTTGGTTCGAAATCATCGGCTGAACAAGCTTCATAATGCAAGTTTGATAATCCATACTATTCTGTGAGTCTAATAAATCACCTGTGATGACAACCAGATCCGGTTTTTCTAACGCAAGCACACGATCAATAAAATTCACTGTTCTTATCTCGTTTATTATAGACATGCTGTTATCTGTACATTTGAAGTGGAAATCagtcatttgaagaattttgaaagatctCTGCCCCCAGGAATACTGAATATGGGAAGATGTTATCCTGTAATCTTCGTCTGCTTGAAGTAATCTTAGAgcatcattatttttatcgGGTGCTTCTAGGGACCCTGGCAATTTGTTGGGATATTTATAATGTGCATTTTTGGTTTCATGTTTCCTTGTGATTGATATGGGCATAGAAGGCATGTTGTTTCTATGAAATTCATGAATAACTTCCTTCCAAAAAGGTCTTGATTCAATAAACGATGAACCTAGATATATTTCTAAATTTATTATAGGCGgatcattatcatcatcattgaGGATAAATTTACACCATATACCACTTCCCTTGTAGACCCACTCCTCACCAAACACAGCTATGTCATCTGAATCGACGGATATGCCAAAAAGTAGTTTCCACCATGACGAGGTTGGTTTTTCCCGTCGGTACACATGATTGTGGAAAACAGAACTGTCGCTCGATTTAACCATTTTATTAATGTCTCTCAACACTTGTAACGGAATTAATGCTGAATCTCTTGCCATGGCTAGCTCTTTTatggaattttttgagtttccttgaaaacttttcatATGGACATACAAATAGCTATTGTAAAAAGTCCCAGATTGAAGAGAATATAGTGACTCCACAGTAATGTTCTTAGAAACCCTACTCCACAGAACACTGCTTTTGTCCTTGACCCTTTCAGCTGAAGTAGAAGGATGTAACCTGGGGGCGTATAGAGACCCACATTGTCTGTACCAGTGGTAGCACCgtaaaatttgaatatcaTCTATCGTTCCACCATTATATTCTGCTATTTTAGGATTGATGAATacattttttgtatttaatCTCAGTGAATCCCTAGATAAataaagtaaaaaaatgcataaTATGAAAAGTATCCTTCGTAAAAAATTGACCTTTCTTCTATTATGCAATCTCATAcaaatatttgaagaatagtGTTGACAAAAGTTAATGAATGTGGtaagaaataaaatgaaagaggaagaaaattgaaaggAACAGCAAAAAGGTAAAGTATCTGAACCTCTttcgaaaataaaaactaGGCAACTTGGAGtgaatttcaagaaaatgaaaactttgaatGGATTAAAAAAGTAACAGCAGTGTGgaaccaaaaataaagaaaaaagtgagAGGAAGTGgaatgaattgaaattaGAAATTAGAACAGAAGGGTATTGTTGGAGCTACAACGAATTGAAGGAAgtaaagaataaagaaagagtaATGCTGCGATCTATTGTTAGAGGGGCTTATTACGTTCACGACTTGGCATTCTTTTCGatcaaaatttcaataacTGGGAAGCGTGGCCTTTTTCTGCCAACCTTATATTTCTGGTTCGATCCTTAGAATCTGATTTATGCCCGTAAATAGAAGTTTTTCGGACTGCGGGCGCAGTAGCCATTGAGCGGACTTTCTATAGTACTAAAAACGTAAACCAGAACCACTGCACAATCTAAAAATactcaagaaaataaaatcgCAGTTAAAGAGATAGACGATATTTATCAAGGGGAGAATATATGTAGGTCTATTTAAATATCAGAGTCGAAATCGTTGTCGTTGTCGTTGTCATTatcgttattattattaatgTTGCCGGTGCCTTGGTCAGTATTGTCATTGTCATCGTTGAAATGCGAACGCAAGGTTCTCAAcgaattttcatcatctttggCAAATTTTGAACAGCCGGTATTGTTTTGCAAGGCTTTCGagacttcttcttcagtggGGATTTTACCCTCCTCGCAGTATATAAACATCAGCGGTGTTTCACTTGCGTATTTCGTTCCATGCTTGATGGCTTCTTGAACGACGGAAGGTGACGgacaattttttattttgaattctgTGCCCAACGCATTGCTCTGTACCCAAGACCATACACCATTCCTGTTCCTGAGGAAGTACGAATATGGTGATAGTGCTGCCAATGTGAGGATGTATGGATTTTCGATCAGTCTTAGTTGCTTTGCAGTCTTGATTATATGGGTCTCCGGATGCGAAAGATCCCATTCTCCATGCACCTTAGAAGCCAAGTCCTTGTATTCCTCCATTTTGGCAGACCTCGTAGAATTTAACGTGTCTTTCAACGACGCGATTTGTCTTGCAGCCTTATTATTGGCATCGTTTGGGCTCGCTTGCAAATACGCTAGCGTGGACTCCAATACGGTGGATATGTTTTTACCTTGAtaacttttcaaattgttgaTCTCTTGAAGCAAGGTTCTGGATCTAATGCGAGCCTGCTTTCGTTTGGAAATGACGTGTCTTATCAATTGGTCTTTGCACCGCTTAGTGTAGAGTTGTGGATAGAACTCCAGGGGTATGTCCACACCATTAGGAAGAGTCATTGACTCAGTATTTGTCTCCAGTTCATTGAACAATATTGTCAACACGGGTGCCACTTCCTTCAAAGTGTTCTCGGGTTCCGCAAACTCCTCATCCTCCTGTCCACCGCCGCCATTGCGAGTTGcatcctcttcatcattctcttcttcaggGTACAGCAAAACATTGAACATCTTGTACAGGTTGGAGTCGTATTCCTCGGGAAGAAAGTGGAACAGAGACAAGAAAGTCTCCATTGGCGGCTCATTCTTATTCGGCGTGTGTAAGGCAGAAGATATGAAAAGGTTTCTTGTTTCCCGGTCCCTGATCCCGGGGCACATTTCCAAATCCACAGCCAAGGACTTGATGAACGTGGGGAGCACTTCGTAAAGATGCTCCGAATCGGCCAGCTTGGACTTCAATTGTGGCTCCAAAGACAGCGTGAAAAGCCTGGCCGAAACAAACGCCCTTTCGCACATCCGTGTGTTAATCACAGAGATGAGTTTTTGCAACTGCCACAGCAGCCGCGGTTGTAAGTCATCACTGGAGCCGCTGGCCAGCACAATTTCCGAAGTGGCAGACCCATCATCTGCCTCGCGGTAAGCGAGTCTGTACTTGGGCCCCGTGAAGGACGAGCCTTTGAACCAGTCCGGGCTGTAGTTTAGATCCTGGAAGTCCGGTTTCAAGAACACGTGGGGAAAGTACACGGACACAAGCAGTGCAAACAGGCCGAAATAACTCTCTATCAGCGAATTTAAGGGCAGCGGTAACACGACAGTGGGGTCGTCCACAGCACACTTGAACTCGTTCTGCTGCACTATATTATAAGAGGGCGGGGCAATGGATGTCTCCGATATTGAGTAGTGATCGTAGTCCCGAGCCGCGGGGCCGCGCTCATTGGAGCTACTAGAGCCACTATGATTCTCTGTTATGTCTtcgtcgtcttcatcatcgtaATCAGCTTCGCCACCAGCCACATCCGCCATATCAATGTCCTCCTGGTCGCCGCTGTTCGGAACATCATACGAGTTGCTGCCCGCCATCATTCTGTTCTCAGAAATCCTGGGTTGGCCTGCACCACCTTCACCACCCGTATCCGCCTGTTCCGGTAGCTCATTCGAAAAGATAAAGTTCACCGCAGCCTCTAAGTTGCCACCGGTCCTGTGCAGAGCGTCCATAGCCACCTCGTGCGGGATGCCCATTTCCAGCAATGACTTCACAGCCTGATTGTCCATCATTGTATTCCACTAGGCAAAAACTAACACTCTAAATTCTAGTGCTGCTGCGAGCTGTCCCTTTCCAACTTCTTTCTTGCCCCTTCCCGTTCCTTCTCAACCACCGACATATCCTTCCAGCTTGCATAACTACCTTTCAACAATAACACCACTGGCTGCCGTGCCGGCCACGCGGCATCACCCGCCCGGCCCTGACGCCTTGGCAGGCGCATCCATCGCTGCATCTCCGGCGGAAAAACAGACGTTCAGTACATGAGAAGATGTTTTTATTCGACATAAACTTTTTCAGCTGGCAACGACA
The DNA window shown above is from Saccharomyces kudriavzevii IFO 1802 strain IFO1802 genome assembly, chromosome: 15 and carries:
- the IDH2 gene encoding isocitrate dehydrogenase (NAD(+)) IDH2 (similar to Saccharomyces cerevisiae IDH2 (YOR136W); ancestral locus Anc_5.473), yielding MLRSNLFRNTSRRFLATVKQPSIGRFTGKPNPSTGRYTVSFIEGDGIGPEISKSVKKIFNAANVPIEWESCDVNPIFVNGLTTIPDAAVQSITNNLIALKGPLATPIGKGHRSLNLTLRKTFGLFANVRPAKSVEGFKTTYENVDLVLIRENTEGEYSGIEHIVCPGVVQSIKLITRDASERVIRYAFEYARAIGRPRVIVVHKSTIQRLADGLFVNVAKELSKEYPDIILETELIDNSVLKVVTNPSAYTNAVSVCPNLYGDILSDLNSGLSAGSLGLTPSANIGHKISIFEAVHGSAPDIAGQDKANPTALLLSSVMMLNHMGLTNHADQIQNAVLSTIASGPENRTGDLAGTATTSSFTEAVIKRL
- the SIA1 gene encoding Sia1p (similar to Saccharomyces cerevisiae SIA1 (YOR137C); ancestral locus Anc_5.474), translating into MRLHNRRKVNFLRRILFILCIFLLYLSRDSLRLNTKNVFINPKIAEYNGGTIDDIQILRCYHWYRQCGSLYAPRLHPSTSAERVKDKSSVLWSRVSKNITVESLYSLQSGTFYNSYLYVHMKSFQGNSKNSIKELAMARDSALIPLQVLRDINKMVKSSDSSVFHNHVYRREKPTSSWWKLLFGISVDSDDIAVFGEEWVYKGSGIWCKFILNDDDNDPPIINLEIYLGSSFIESRPFWKEVIHEFHRNNMPSMPISITRKHETKNAHYKYPNKLPGSLEAPDKNNDALRLLQADEDYRITSSHIQYSWGQRSFKILQMTDFHFKCTDNSMSIINEIRTVNFIDRVLALEKPDLVVITGDLLDSQNSMDYQTCIMKLVQPMISNQVPYAISLGASDESNFATLSQIKDFIGNLPYAFNNIASKEGHMAIKVSFNKKLSKNALLEKRVDNNEETSPAEALFFVFDSFNPVNDFLLDYSDLIGKIDYGLAFQYFPLSEYRPRGLFPIIGQYNEKSTLTVETSRCKGEVSMTINGKHYESFLDILSLWNMKGVGCGHEHNNDCCLQSKNDMWLCYGGSAGIDLPRIEGIYPNVRLFNVDDIMDEITSWKRNSIIVDEVYDYQYIYKGE
- the RUP1 gene encoding Rup1p (similar to Saccharomyces cerevisiae RUP1 (YOR138C); ancestral locus Anc_5.475); this translates as MMDNQAVKSLLEMGIPHEVAMDALHRTGGNLEAAVNFIFSNELPEQADTGGEGGAGQPRISENRMMAGSNSYDVPNSGDQEDIDMADVAGGEADYDDEDDEDITENHSGSSSSNERGPAARDYDHYSISETSIAPPSYNIVQQNEFKCAVDDPTVVLPLPLNSLIESYFGLFALLVSVYFPHVFLKPDFQDLNYSPDWFKGSSFTGPKYRLAYREADDGSATSEIVLASGSSDDLQPRLLWQLQKLISVINTRMCERAFVSARLFTLSLEPQLKSKLADSEHLYEVLPTFIKSLAVDLEMCPGIRDRETRNLFISSALHTPNKNEPPMETFLSLFHFLPEEYDSNLYKMFNVLLYPEEENDEEDATRNGGGGQEDEEFAEPENTLKEVAPVLTILFNELETNTESMTLPNGVDIPLEFYPQLYTKRCKDQLIRHVISKRKQARIRSRTLLQEINNLKSYQGKNISTVLESTLAYLQASPNDANNKAARQIASLKDTLNSTRSAKMEEYKDLASKVHGEWDLSHPETHIIKTAKQLRLIENPYILTLAALSPYSYFLRNRNGVWSWVQSNALGTEFKIKNCPSPSVVQEAIKHGTKYASETPLMFIYCEEGKIPTEEEVSKALQNNTGCSKFAKDDENSLRTLRSHFNDDNDNTDQGTGNINNNNDNDNDNDNDFDSDI